A region of Prochlorococcus marinus subsp. pastoris str. CCMP1986 DNA encodes the following proteins:
- a CDS encoding dihydroorotase, whose translation MGKSFFFENINILMGSNATVIKDNLLIIDGKIEAFGNKAKEDALKKNIKISKSGNKILAPMLVDSHSFLEDPLTGVDDNLENLKFRAKKSGFGTIAFLPNSNNWRDNPEKIPFQKNYDFDLNIYFWGSLSLEDQGKKLSPHCELLKSGSIGLSTSNFFDNSIIFKGLSLDAVKKSPILFSLTKKNSLQKGIINKDIKTLQSGFYIIDNNNEIAEVRNILGIKNIFPDKNIVIKNISDSNSLKEIEKHAIPISTTISWWSLIADTNNLEFDDLGWKVDPPLGSQENREFLIKGLENDLIQAIAVNSKALSDEDIFIPINDRPAGISSFELVLPLLWKEFVVKRDWPIPMLWKYLSFNPSNLLGIMQEKLSIGSKRWLIFDPDTKWINNQINLGYDSPSNFPKKNKLIKGKVIHVGLDF comes from the coding sequence ATGGGGAAAAGCTTTTTTTTTGAAAATATAAATATTTTGATGGGCTCCAATGCGACAGTTATCAAAGATAATTTATTAATTATCGATGGCAAAATAGAAGCATTTGGTAATAAGGCTAAAGAGGATGCGTTAAAAAAGAATATTAAAATTTCTAAATCTGGTAATAAAATATTGGCTCCAATGCTTGTAGATAGTCACTCATTTTTAGAAGATCCCTTAACAGGAGTTGATGATAACCTAGAAAATTTAAAGTTTAGAGCAAAGAAATCAGGTTTTGGTACAATCGCCTTTCTTCCAAATAGTAATAACTGGAGAGATAATCCTGAAAAAATACCCTTTCAGAAAAATTATGATTTTGATTTAAATATTTATTTTTGGGGAAGTTTAAGTTTGGAAGATCAAGGCAAAAAACTATCTCCCCATTGTGAACTTTTGAAATCAGGTTCAATAGGTCTCTCTACTAGCAACTTTTTTGACAACTCAATCATTTTTAAAGGTCTTTCTTTAGACGCAGTGAAGAAATCACCAATATTATTTTCGTTAACAAAAAAAAATTCACTACAGAAAGGAATTATAAATAAGGACATAAAAACACTCCAATCAGGTTTTTATATTATTGACAATAATAATGAGATTGCAGAAGTTAGAAATATTTTAGGAATCAAGAATATTTTCCCAGATAAAAATATAGTAATTAAAAATATCTCAGATTCAAATTCTCTTAAAGAAATAGAAAAACATGCTATTCCAATTTCAACAACAATAAGTTGGTGGAGCTTAATAGCCGATACAAATAATCTCGAGTTTGATGATCTTGGGTGGAAAGTAGATCCCCCTTTGGGCTCTCAGGAAAATAGAGAATTTTTAATAAAAGGTTTAGAAAATGATTTAATTCAAGCAATTGCAGTGAACTCAAAGGCATTAAGCGATGAAGATATATTTATACCCATAAATGATAGACCCGCAGGGATAAGCTCTTTTGAATTAGTTTTACCATTATTGTGGAAAGAATTTGTAGTCAAACGAGATTGGCCAATCCCAATGCTTTGGAAATATTTAAGTTTTAATCCCTCTAATTTATTAGGAATAATGCAAGAGAAATTATCTATCGGCAGTAAAAGATGGCTTATATTTGACCCTGATACAAAATGGATAAATAATCAAATCAATTTAGGTTATGATTCCCCTTCAAATTTTCCCAAGAAAAATAAATTAATCAAAGGGAAAGTGATTCATGTAGGGCTTGATTTTTAA
- a CDS encoding proline--tRNA ligase: MRVTTSFPLGTLRDTPSEAEIISHQLLLKGGYIRRVNSGIYAYMPIMLRVIEKISTIIEKELNNIYCSKLLLPQLHPAELWKKSERWEGYTAGEGIMFNLKDRQGKEFGLAPTHEEVITSIASEMINSYKQLPLCFYQIQTKFRDEIRPRFGLMRSREFIMKDAYSFHSSKEDLASFYEKMEKAYENIFKNCGLDTVGVDADSGAIGGAASKEFMVTADAGEDSILFTESGSYAANIEKAVSLPSKEIPLIRSHEEWIETPNQKSIVDICQNNNLDASQIIKVVIFLAKFEDKSEVPILACIRGDQNINEVKLFNLINKKYISNLIHLKIVDDNAIINKNLINFPLGFIGPDINDETIKINSSWDKSWIRIADYSASSLSIFVSGGNKVDFHKVFRAFSFIEKKFLISDIRNAKKGDCISQESNEELKEKRGIEIGHIFQLGQKYSEKLNAKFSDKNGQLKNLWMGCYGIGVTRIAQAAIEQNHDENGISWPIQISPFEILIIPTNLKDPIQKELTQEIYEEFISNQIDVLLDDRDDRAGVKFKDADLIGIPFQIIIGRDSINKEVEFFSRSSKSKIKIASKNLLEKFISESKVMYNKNS, encoded by the coding sequence ATGCGCGTCACTACCTCATTTCCTCTGGGGACCCTTCGCGACACTCCTTCTGAAGCAGAAATTATTTCTCATCAATTACTTTTAAAAGGTGGTTATATTCGCAGAGTTAATAGTGGCATCTATGCATACATGCCAATAATGCTTAGAGTAATCGAAAAAATATCTACCATTATTGAAAAGGAACTTAATAATATTTATTGTTCGAAATTACTTTTACCCCAACTCCACCCAGCAGAATTATGGAAAAAAAGTGAAAGATGGGAAGGTTACACTGCGGGAGAAGGCATAATGTTTAATTTAAAGGATAGACAAGGAAAAGAATTTGGCTTGGCACCTACACATGAAGAAGTCATTACAAGTATTGCATCAGAAATGATAAATTCATATAAACAGCTGCCTTTATGTTTTTACCAAATACAAACAAAATTTAGAGATGAAATAAGACCTAGATTTGGATTAATGAGGAGTAGGGAATTTATAATGAAGGATGCTTATTCTTTTCACTCTTCAAAAGAAGATTTAGCTTCTTTTTACGAAAAAATGGAAAAAGCTTATGAAAATATTTTTAAAAATTGTGGATTAGATACAGTAGGGGTGGATGCCGATAGTGGAGCAATTGGAGGAGCAGCATCTAAAGAGTTTATGGTAACAGCAGATGCCGGGGAGGATTCTATTTTATTTACTGAGAGTGGGTCATATGCGGCCAATATTGAAAAAGCGGTTTCTTTACCCTCCAAAGAGATTCCTTTAATAAGGTCCCATGAAGAATGGATAGAAACCCCTAATCAAAAATCGATTGTTGATATTTGTCAAAATAATAATTTAGATGCAAGTCAAATAATTAAAGTCGTTATATTCCTTGCAAAATTTGAAGATAAATCTGAAGTCCCAATCCTCGCATGTATTAGAGGAGATCAAAATATTAATGAAGTCAAGCTTTTTAATTTGATAAACAAAAAATATATTTCAAACTTGATTCACCTAAAAATAGTCGATGACAATGCCATTATTAATAAAAATCTAATTAATTTTCCATTAGGTTTTATTGGGCCAGACATAAATGATGAAACAATAAAAATTAATTCCAGTTGGGATAAAAGTTGGATAAGAATCGCTGACTACTCCGCCAGTAGTCTTTCAATTTTTGTGAGTGGTGGTAATAAAGTTGATTTTCACAAAGTATTCCGTGCGTTTTCATTTATTGAGAAAAAGTTTTTAATATCAGATATAAGGAATGCAAAAAAAGGAGATTGCATCAGCCAGGAAAGTAATGAAGAATTAAAAGAAAAAAGAGGTATCGAAATTGGACATATTTTTCAATTAGGCCAAAAATACAGTGAGAAATTAAATGCAAAGTTTTCTGATAAGAATGGTCAATTGAAAAATTTATGGATGGGTTGTTATGGAATAGGCGTAACGAGGATAGCCCAGGCAGCAATTGAACAGAATCATGATGAAAATGGTATTTCTTGGCCAATTCAAATTTCTCCGTTTGAGATTTTAATTATTCCAACTAATTTGAAAGATCCCATTCAAAAAGAACTTACTCAAGAGATTTATGAAGAGTTTATAAGCAACCAAATCGATGTTCTCCTTGACGACAGAGATGATAGAGCAGGAGTCAAATTTAAAGATGCAGATTTAATTGGAATTCCTTTTCAAATAATTATTGGCAGAGACTCAATTAATAAAGAAGTAGAATTCTTCTCTAGATCAAGCAAAAGTAAAATTAAAATAGCATCTAAAAATTTATTAGAGAAATTTATTTCCGAATCAAAAGTAATGTACAATAAAAATTCTTAA
- a CDS encoding inorganic diphosphatase, with amino-acid sequence MDLSLIPPSPMKGIVNLVVEIPAGSRNKYEYCSQAGIMELDRILHSSVRYPFDYGFVPNTLADDGSPLDAMVIMDEPTFAGCLIKARPIGVLDMHDCGKYDGKLLCVPISNPRQENIISINQIAPNQLEDVAEFFRTSKGLDGRTVQIDGWRDFEVVEELLRKCTPKKKKSFKVLKKSSIVK; translated from the coding sequence ATGGATCTTAGTTTGATACCTCCATCTCCAATGAAGGGCATAGTTAATTTAGTTGTTGAAATACCAGCTGGTAGCAGGAATAAATATGAATATTGTTCTCAAGCTGGAATTATGGAACTTGATAGGATTTTGCATTCTTCAGTACGCTACCCATTTGACTATGGCTTTGTCCCAAATACCCTCGCTGATGATGGATCTCCACTAGACGCAATGGTAATTATGGATGAGCCAACATTCGCAGGTTGTCTAATAAAAGCAAGACCTATAGGTGTTTTAGATATGCATGACTGTGGGAAATATGATGGGAAACTTTTATGTGTTCCTATATCTAATCCTAGGCAAGAAAATATAATTAGCATTAATCAAATAGCACCTAATCAATTAGAAGATGTTGCAGAATTTTTTAGAACAAGCAAAGGTTTAGATGGAAGGACGGTTCAAATAGATGGTTGGAGAGATTTTGAAGTAGTTGAAGAACTTTTAAGAAAATGTACACCAAAAAAAAAGAAATCCTTTAAAGTTTTAAAAAAATCATCAATTGTTAAATAA
- a CDS encoding histidine phosphatase family protein: MSIRLILVRHGLSSFNEKGLVQGRTDDSYLTDKGYEQALKSGEALSGINFDKIYSSPLVRAAETAKTIQKNLKGENNIIYDKNLLEVDLGSWSGLTINEIRKKYPEDYLLWKNDPENLTLESIHNSTYQPIKELYEQANEFIKSIFKIYLEKQEANILIIGHNAILRCLILLLIGKPKKGFRKIKLDNASFSILNIVKQRHSYKTQIECLNQTSHLDKRIPDQIGDSRIFLIRHGETNWNKEGRFQGQINIPLNNNGKDQAGKASKYLEEINFNKAFSSSMDRPYETAQIILQNKSDLEIKKIENLVEISHGLWEGKLENEIKQQWPELLKNWHEKPEEVLMPEGESIKEVSERSVKAWEEICLAQKNKDLTLLVAHDAVNKTLICNLLGIDFSNIWMIKQGNGGITVIDLFKDPQKDNVISALNITTHLGGILDSTASGAL, translated from the coding sequence ATGAGCATTAGATTAATTTTAGTTAGGCATGGGCTTAGCAGTTTTAATGAAAAAGGCTTAGTTCAAGGTAGGACAGATGATTCATATTTAACCGATAAAGGCTACGAACAGGCACTTAAATCTGGAGAGGCATTATCAGGGATTAATTTTGACAAGATATATTCTTCCCCACTTGTAAGAGCAGCAGAGACTGCAAAGACAATTCAGAAAAACTTAAAAGGAGAAAATAATATTATTTACGATAAAAATTTATTAGAGGTTGATCTTGGTTCATGGTCTGGTTTAACTATTAATGAAATAAGAAAAAAGTATCCAGAAGACTATCTTCTTTGGAAAAATGATCCTGAAAATTTGACTTTAGAGAGTATTCATAATTCAACGTATCAACCAATTAAAGAATTATATGAGCAGGCAAATGAATTTATTAAAAGTATTTTTAAAATCTATTTAGAAAAACAAGAAGCAAATATTTTAATAATTGGTCATAATGCAATCCTAAGATGTTTAATTTTATTATTAATTGGAAAACCTAAAAAAGGTTTTAGAAAAATAAAGTTAGATAATGCCTCTTTTTCCATCCTTAATATTGTGAAGCAAAGACATTCATATAAAACACAAATTGAATGTTTAAACCAAACTTCTCATCTAGATAAAAGAATTCCTGATCAGATTGGAGACTCAAGAATATTTTTAATTAGGCATGGTGAAACCAACTGGAATAAAGAGGGTCGATTTCAAGGACAAATAAATATTCCTTTAAATAATAATGGGAAAGATCAGGCGGGAAAGGCCTCTAAATATTTAGAAGAAATTAACTTCAACAAAGCTTTTTCAAGTTCAATGGATAGACCATATGAAACAGCACAAATAATTCTTCAAAACAAGTCAGATTTAGAAATAAAAAAGATTGAAAATTTAGTAGAAATAAGCCATGGATTATGGGAAGGCAAATTAGAAAATGAAATTAAGCAACAATGGCCAGAATTACTTAAAAATTGGCATGAAAAACCTGAAGAAGTGCTAATGCCCGAGGGTGAGAGTATTAAAGAAGTATCTGAAAGATCAGTTAAGGCTTGGGAAGAAATATGTTTAGCTCAAAAGAATAAAGATTTGACCTTGTTAGTCGCACATGATGCAGTAAATAAAACCCTTATTTGTAATTTATTAGGAATTGATTTTTCTAATATCTGGATGATAAAGCAAGGTAATGGAGGTATAACTGTTATTGATCTTTTTAAGGATCCTCAAAAAGATAATGTAATTAGTGCTTTGAATATTACTACACATCTTGGTGGGATACTGGACTCAACAGCATCCGGGGCTCTTTAA
- a CDS encoding arsenate reductase family protein: MKRVIFYSYPKCSTCRKASKWLDQNNINYQLIDIVKEQPSKKFLEMALIQFSLDIKKIFNTRGKSYKSIGIDILDLTQKKIIELLSNDGKLIKRPFLIINESKLILGFNESEYIANLK; encoded by the coding sequence TTGAAAAGAGTAATTTTTTATAGCTATCCAAAATGCTCTACATGTAGAAAAGCATCTAAGTGGCTTGATCAAAATAATATTAATTATCAATTAATAGATATCGTTAAAGAACAACCTTCAAAAAAATTTTTGGAAATGGCATTAATACAATTTTCATTAGACATTAAGAAGATATTTAATACAAGAGGTAAGAGTTATAAGTCAATCGGTATTGATATTCTTGACTTAACCCAAAAAAAAATTATTGAACTATTGTCAAATGATGGAAAATTAATCAAAAGACCATTCTTAATTATTAATGAAAGTAAATTAATACTTGGATTCAATGAGTCTGAATATATCGCAAACCTCAAATAG
- the lepB gene encoding signal peptidase I: MNFSFKNILLEWGPLILLAFFVSSCRSFLAEPRYIPSGSMLPELQINDRLIIEKISLKNSSPQRGDIIVFKSPFSFDEKLVASRSNPLPNKSYCFFMGFPPMSFIPGLRDQACDAYIKRVVALPGELVSVNIKGEVIVNNKKIFEPYVINFCSESFFNNCGEFKSLKVPKDHFLVLGDNRSNSWDGRYWPGGKFLHKKEIIGKAYFRFWPLKNFGLFKNQALHESLSL, from the coding sequence ATGAATTTCTCTTTTAAAAATATACTTCTTGAGTGGGGTCCATTAATTCTCTTAGCTTTTTTTGTCTCTTCTTGCAGATCTTTTTTAGCAGAACCTCGTTACATTCCCTCTGGTTCAATGCTTCCTGAATTACAAATAAACGATAGATTAATTATTGAAAAAATCTCCTTAAAAAATTCATCACCTCAAAGAGGAGATATTATTGTTTTTAAATCCCCTTTCTCTTTTGATGAAAAACTTGTTGCATCAAGATCTAATCCATTACCAAACAAAAGCTATTGTTTTTTTATGGGTTTTCCTCCAATGTCATTCATCCCTGGATTAAGAGATCAGGCTTGTGATGCTTATATAAAAAGAGTAGTAGCATTGCCCGGAGAATTAGTTAGTGTCAATATTAAAGGCGAAGTGATAGTTAATAATAAAAAGATTTTTGAGCCATATGTTATTAATTTTTGTTCAGAATCCTTTTTTAATAATTGCGGAGAATTTAAAAGTTTGAAAGTACCGAAGGATCATTTTTTGGTTTTAGGTGACAATAGATCAAATAGCTGGGATGGAAGATATTGGCCTGGAGGTAAATTTCTTCATAAAAAAGAAATAATTGGAAAAGCGTATTTTAGGTTTTGGCCTTTAAAGAATTTTGGGCTTTTTAAAAATCAAGCCCTACATGAATCACTTTCCCTTTGA